TTTGGTGTCGGTCGGCCACTTCTTTCGCTGTTTTCCCATAATTTCCCTCCAGTGTGCCCTACCCTCGCAAGTGGGCGGACGTTTTTGGAAGGATTTCTGGGAGCATTACCCGTTTGAATGGTATATCCGCGAAATACGCCTTAAATTTCGGACGTGGCGTGAGGTCGGCGCAGAGGTAGCCTGAACTTTAGCACCCCTCCGCTCTGTCCATCAGATACCCGATCAACCTGACAGAGCCACCGCAACAACTTGCCAGAACCCGGCGAGAAGGAGAAGGAACGCCAACTTCAGCGGCGGCGGAGCCATCCCTGCACCGTGCCGACGACTCCAGCGCGGAAGAAGAGCACCACCACGACAAATACCAGACCAGTCACGATGCCCACGGGCAGGCTGGAAGTGGTTAACTGATCCCGCAGCAGCAGTACCAGACCCGCGCCCACCGCTGGGCCAAACAGTGTGGCGGTTCCGCCTAGCAAGGTCATCATGACAACCTCACCGCTGGTGGTCCACTTGGTCACGTCCAGGCTGACCACGCCGTGGCCGAAGGTGTACATACTGCCTGCCAGCCCCGCCAGCCCGGCGCTGATCATGAAGGCGGTGAACTTGAAGCGCACCGGATTGTAGCCGATGCTCTGGGCGCGCTGTTCGTTGTCGCGCACTGCCTGCTGCGCCTGCCCGAAGGGACTGCGCACCGTGCGGTAGGCGATGTAAAAGCCCAGCGCGAACACTGCGAGGCAAAAGTAATAGCGCGTGACGCTGTTGCTAAAATCTAGCCCAAAGAGGCTGGGGCGCTCAAAGCCCTGAAGGCCGTTCTCGCCGCCTGTCACGTCAGTCCATTGCAGCGCCACGAAGTAGACCATCTGCGCGAAGGCCAGCGTAATCATACTGAAATAGATACCCGCGCTGCGAACGCTCAGGTAAGCGATGGGCACGGCCAGCACCAGCGCACTCAGGGTGCCGCCCAGCATGGCGACGGGCACACTCTGACCGCTTGCCAGCAGGTAAGCAGTGAAATAGGCGCTGCTGCCCCAGAAGGCGGCGTGGCCGAAAGACAGCAGCCCCGAAAAACCGAACAGCAGGTCAAAGGCCACTGCGAACAGCCCCCAGGCCAGGATGTCCAGCGCCAGCACCGGGTAGATCAGCCGGGGCAGGATCAGCAGCAGCAGCCCCAGTCCAATTATCCAGGCGGCGCGGATGGTGCGCTCGCGGTCATTGCGAGAGGCGGTGCGGGGAATGGTGGTCACCGTGTCCCCTCGGGCAGACCGAACAGGCCGCTGGGGCGTACCAGCAGCACAATCGCCATCAGGACGAAGACCAGCGTGTTGGCAATCGGCGGGTAAATCGCCGCGCCCACCGCTGCCAGCACGCCCACCGCGAAGCCAGTCACGACGCTGCCCAGAATGCTGCCCAACCCGCCGATGACCACCACGGCGAAGGTGGTAATGATCAACTCTGCACCCATGTACGGCTCCACCGAGTAGATCGGCGCGGCCAGCACCCCGGCCAGTCCGGCCAGACCCACGCCCACGCCGAAGACGCCTGTCACCCACTTGCTCACGTCGATCCCGAAGGCCCGCGTCACACTGGGATTCTCAGTGCTGGCGCGGATGATCGCTCCCACCCGCGTCTTCTCGATCACGAACCAAGTCACCAAACAGATCACCAGCGTCAGCGCGATCACGAACAGGCGGTATTTGGGAAAGACCACGAAGCCCAGATTGACCACCCCGGTCAGCACCTCCGGCGTGGTGTACGGCGCACTGGACACGGCAAACTGACTGAGCATCACCTGCTTGACCAGATCCTGGGTCAGCAGCGTCAGGCCGAAGGTCAGCAGCAGGTTGTAACTGGGTTCCAGACCGTACAGGCGCGAAAGGAGTGTGCGTTCCAGTACCATCCCCAGCACCCCCACGATCAGCGGGGCCAGGATCAGCGCGGGCCAGAAGCCCAGTCCGAACGCCTGCCCCAGCGCGAAAGCGGTGAAGGCCCCCAGCATGTACAGCGCCCCATGCATGAAGTTGACGATCCGCAGCATCCCGAAGATCACCGCCAGGCCCAGGCTCAGCAGCGCGTAGAACGCCCCATTGACCAGACCGTTGAACACTTGAATCAGCAGCAGTTGTGTATTCATGTATTTTCCATGACGTCAAAAGGATTGGGGGCCGGAGACGCCCGGTTCAGCGTCCCGGCCCCGCCCCCTCTAGCCGATCCTCAGAATTTGCACTTGGTTTCGGCCACGGGCGCGAACGCTTTGGCGGAGGGAATGGTGGCCACCTTGGTAAAGATGTCGCCCGCTTCCTTGGCCTGCGCCTTGGCCTTGACCTGCACGGTGTAGACGTCCAGCGTCACGCGGTGATCCTGCGGACGGATGTAGGCGCTCCGGGCGAAGAAGTCGCTGAAGCGGTAGCCTTCCAGGGCCTTGACCACCGCGTCGCCGTTATCGCTCTTGGCGCGGGATACGGCCTGAAGATAGGTCATGGTGGCGCTGTAGACCCCGGCCTGTGCCCAGGTGGGTTTCTTGCCGAAGGCTTTCTCGAACTTGGCCGTCCAGTCACGGCTGCGCTGATCCAGGTTCCAATACCACGGCACGGTGGCCAGTGCGCCCGCGTAGGCGTCCTGACCCAGCGCCGCCACGTCGGTTTCAAACAGCAGGCCGATGCCCAGACCGATGCCCTGCTTTTTCAGGCCGAACTCGTTGTACTGCTTGACCACGTTCACCAGATCATTGCCCGCCTGCATGGTGCCGAAGATCTTGGGCTTGAGGCTCTGCGCCTTCAGCAGGTACGAGGAAAAATCAGTGTTGGGAAACGGGGTGGCGTCGCTGGGAGTGACCAGCTTGCCGCCGTTTTCCTTGATGGCCGCCGTCATCTGCCGGTCAAGATCTTGGCCAAAGGCGTAGTTGGGGTAGATGATGTACCAGCTGTTGCCGCCGCGTTTGGTCACGGCGGTGCCGGTGCCGTTGGCGAGCATGAAGTTGTCGTAGGCGTAGTGGAAGGTGTACTTGCTGCACTTCTCGTTGGTCAGCGCGGTGGTGCCGCCGGTGACCACCATCACCGGAATCTTTTTGCCCTTGGCCACTTCGGAGGCGGCCAGCGCAGCAGAGCTTGTGGGCAAGTCCATCAGCACGTCCACGTTCTGGCGGTCAATCATCTCGGCAGCTTTGTTGCTGGCGACGTCCGCTTTGTTCTGGTGATCCA
The Deinococcus detaillensis DNA segment above includes these coding regions:
- a CDS encoding branched-chain amino acid ABC transporter permease — translated: MTTIPRTASRNDRERTIRAAWIIGLGLLLLILPRLIYPVLALDILAWGLFAVAFDLLFGFSGLLSFGHAAFWGSSAYFTAYLLASGQSVPVAMLGGTLSALVLAVPIAYLSVRSAGIYFSMITLAFAQMVYFVALQWTDVTGGENGLQGFERPSLFGLDFSNSVTRYYFCLAVFALGFYIAYRTVRSPFGQAQQAVRDNEQRAQSIGYNPVRFKFTAFMISAGLAGLAGSMYTFGHGVVSLDVTKWTTSGEVVMMTLLGGTATLFGPAVGAGLVLLLRDQLTTSSLPVGIVTGLVFVVVVLFFRAGVVGTVQGWLRRR
- a CDS encoding branched-chain amino acid ABC transporter permease — protein: MNTQLLLIQVFNGLVNGAFYALLSLGLAVIFGMLRIVNFMHGALYMLGAFTAFALGQAFGLGFWPALILAPLIVGVLGMVLERTLLSRLYGLEPSYNLLLTFGLTLLTQDLVKQVMLSQFAVSSAPYTTPEVLTGVVNLGFVVFPKYRLFVIALTLVICLVTWFVIEKTRVGAIIRASTENPSVTRAFGIDVSKWVTGVFGVGVGLAGLAGVLAAPIYSVEPYMGAELIITTFAVVVIGGLGSILGSVVTGFAVGVLAAVGAAIYPPIANTLVFVLMAIVLLVRPSGLFGLPEGTR
- a CDS encoding ABC transporter substrate-binding protein gives rise to the protein MKKAKLTAIIAPALVTAALFSVTAALAQGAKLSDNAIKIGVLTDLSGVYSELSGPGSVKAAQMAADDFMATNAAYKGKVQVIGVDHQNKADVASNKAAEMIDRQNVDVLMDLPTSSAALAASEVAKGKKIPVMVVTGGTTALTNEKCSKYTFHYAYDNFMLANGTGTAVTKRGGNSWYIIYPNYAFGQDLDRQMTAAIKENGGKLVTPSDATPFPNTDFSSYLLKAQSLKPKIFGTMQAGNDLVNVVKQYNEFGLKKQGIGLGIGLLFETDVAALGQDAYAGALATVPWYWNLDQRSRDWTAKFEKAFGKKPTWAQAGVYSATMTYLQAVSRAKSDNGDAVVKALEGYRFSDFFARSAYIRPQDHRVTLDVYTVQVKAKAQAKEAGDIFTKVATIPSAKAFAPVAETKCKF